From the genome of Thermoflexus hugenholtzii, one region includes:
- a CDS encoding oligosaccharide flippase family protein, with the protein MGPSVEVSRDPGGIARQVVRGSAYSVAASLVTMALGFLRILLLLRFLGPEAFGVIGMAGVYAAAALQLVDWGLDQGVLHRQARDRPTLATYGWLRMGTVATAALALFLAAPILGALYPRMPELPAVLRGLSLVVLLQGLSFVQETMMSRDMRFDRRALVDVAAAATMTVVAPYLAWRGWGVWALVAEQASGIGVRALLTWGPLRMWRPHRGWDPEIARWFVRFGRPLWLSGNIQFLLERFDDFWVGTVLGQEALGLYARAFEFAQYPRRVVAGPLVLVLTPAFARLQGDRRRLSQAFYRGAYVLLRASLLLSGVMAIALPELLQLLNPRWLPMVRTFRLMLVYAMLEGWVALAGGLLVATGHPAAMGRVALARLAFFLPGVVVGAWAGGIDGVALAADGMMALSALMLYRPLRETVDFSIWPLMGGAVGALLIASTPALALEGSGIPSAPLARMAAKAAAFGTLYLLTLLLLEGRTWRPVVSSLRSHLMNRHSL; encoded by the coding sequence ATGGGCCCATCGGTGGAAGTTTCGCGGGATCCCGGCGGGATCGCTCGCCAGGTGGTGCGGGGCTCGGCCTACAGCGTGGCCGCCTCCCTGGTCACCATGGCCCTGGGGTTCCTCCGGATCCTGTTGCTCCTGCGCTTCCTGGGGCCGGAGGCCTTCGGGGTGATCGGGATGGCGGGTGTCTACGCCGCCGCGGCCCTTCAGCTGGTGGACTGGGGGCTGGACCAGGGGGTGTTGCACCGGCAGGCGCGGGATCGGCCCACGCTGGCGACCTATGGATGGCTCCGGATGGGCACGGTGGCGACGGCGGCGCTGGCCCTCTTCCTCGCCGCCCCGATCCTGGGCGCCCTCTACCCCCGGATGCCGGAGCTGCCCGCGGTCCTGCGCGGGCTGAGCCTGGTGGTGCTGCTGCAGGGCCTTTCCTTCGTCCAGGAGACGATGATGAGCCGGGATATGCGGTTCGACCGGCGGGCGCTGGTGGATGTGGCGGCCGCGGCAACGATGACCGTGGTGGCCCCTTATCTGGCCTGGCGGGGTTGGGGCGTCTGGGCGCTGGTGGCCGAACAGGCCAGCGGCATCGGGGTGCGGGCGCTGCTCACCTGGGGGCCCCTCCGGATGTGGCGCCCGCACCGGGGCTGGGATCCGGAGATCGCCCGTTGGTTTGTGCGGTTCGGTCGGCCCCTCTGGCTCTCCGGGAACATCCAGTTCCTGCTGGAGCGCTTCGATGACTTCTGGGTGGGCACCGTGTTAGGGCAGGAGGCGCTGGGGCTGTATGCCCGGGCCTTTGAGTTCGCCCAGTATCCGAGGCGGGTGGTGGCCGGCCCCCTGGTCCTGGTGCTCACCCCGGCCTTCGCGCGCCTCCAGGGTGATCGCCGTCGGCTCTCCCAGGCCTTTTACCGCGGCGCATATGTGCTGCTGCGGGCCAGCCTGCTGCTCAGCGGGGTGATGGCCATCGCGTTGCCCGAGCTGCTGCAGCTGTTGAACCCCCGCTGGCTGCCGATGGTGCGGACCTTCCGCCTGATGCTGGTGTATGCCATGCTGGAGGGGTGGGTGGCCCTGGCCGGCGGGCTGCTGGTGGCCACGGGGCATCCGGCGGCGATGGGTCGCGTGGCCCTCGCCCGCCTGGCTTTCTTCCTGCCGGGCGTGGTGGTCGGGGCGTGGGCCGGGGGGATCGACGGCGTGGCCCTCGCCGCCGACGGCATGATGGCGCTGAGCGCCCTCATGCTCTACCGCCCCCTCCGGGAGACCGTGGACTTCTCCATATGGCCCTTGATGGGTGGAGCCGTGGGCGCGCTCTTGATCGCCAGCACGCCGGCCCTCGCTCTCGAAGGCAGCGGGATCCCTTCCGCTCCCCTGGCGCGCATGGCCGCCAAAGCGGCGGCCTTCGGAACCCTCTACCTCCTGACGTTGCTCCTCCTGGAGGGCCGGACTTGGCGGCCCGTGGTTTCTTCCCTTCGCTCACACCTGATGAATCGCCACAGTCTATAA
- a CDS encoding glycosyltransferase family 87 protein — protein MNKVLSWFREKPSTDLIATILVALILMGRWLWLNWEIEHGRRDRMMDFATYYLASRIILRGMDVYRISSHDWYLAGKDLGLGSHLAVYIYSPLLALLMIPIAVLPYPWAALIWGAATIGTFVGAAWAFARRTELPAWPMLLSLLVFMPVNVTMNYGQVNGLILLLMVMFLWNRSWSPLALALAIWIKPWPIWLWLWALWRRMFRTAAMVFVYGMLIGIILMIALGPSGARSFLYHGLPDMIRLALKIPPENELWRTFFAPLLSEPTPSLQRFLSLLIGLLTLLLTWPSGQPWEWSAGLFVAAGNLITPFSWYHHLVWSLIPLWVLIKEKMHGALSPSSTWSAILGVLLVDLQWILGFLVHRVGWEILKEIERSGIFAVTGLMLIWAALALHIWRSSRRMREHAIANGTPASGDGE, from the coding sequence ATGAACAAGGTCTTATCCTGGTTTCGGGAGAAGCCCAGCACAGATCTCATCGCCACAATCCTGGTCGCTCTGATCCTGATGGGTCGATGGCTCTGGCTGAACTGGGAGATCGAACACGGACGCCGCGATCGCATGATGGACTTTGCTACCTATTATCTGGCATCACGAATTATCTTAAGAGGGATGGATGTTTACCGGATTTCCTCTCATGATTGGTATTTAGCCGGGAAAGATTTGGGATTGGGTTCGCATCTTGCGGTGTATATTTATTCGCCTCTTCTTGCTCTGCTCATGATCCCGATTGCGGTTCTTCCTTATCCTTGGGCGGCTCTGATATGGGGTGCTGCGACGATTGGAACCTTTGTGGGAGCGGCGTGGGCGTTCGCCCGGCGCACCGAGCTCCCGGCGTGGCCGATGTTGCTTTCTCTCCTCGTTTTCATGCCGGTGAACGTGACGATGAACTACGGCCAGGTCAACGGGTTGATCCTCCTCCTGATGGTGATGTTCCTGTGGAACCGCTCGTGGAGTCCCCTGGCGCTGGCCCTGGCGATCTGGATCAAGCCATGGCCCATCTGGTTATGGCTGTGGGCCCTCTGGCGTCGGATGTTCCGAACCGCCGCGATGGTCTTTGTCTACGGCATGCTAATCGGGATCATCTTAATGATCGCCCTCGGACCCTCAGGGGCTCGAAGCTTTCTATATCACGGCCTGCCGGATATGATCCGGCTGGCCCTGAAGATCCCCCCGGAGAACGAGCTCTGGCGGACGTTTTTCGCGCCTTTGCTCTCCGAGCCCACCCCATCGCTTCAGCGGTTTCTCTCCCTCCTCATCGGCCTCCTGACGCTCCTCCTGACATGGCCTTCCGGTCAACCGTGGGAATGGTCCGCCGGGCTGTTCGTGGCCGCGGGCAATCTGATCACCCCCTTCTCCTGGTATCACCACCTTGTATGGTCCCTCATTCCGCTCTGGGTTCTCATCAAGGAAAAGATGCATGGGGCTCTGAGTCCGTCTTCCACCTGGAGCGCCATCCTGGGAGTGTTGCTGGTCGATCTCCAGTGGATCCTGGGGTTCCTGGTCCACCGCGTGGGCTGGGAGATCTTGAAAGAGATAGAACGCTCCGGCATCTTCGCCGTGACTGGTTTGATGCTAATCTGGGCCGCTCTTGCGCTTCATATTTGGCGTTCTTCCCGCAGGATGAGGGAGCACGCGATCGCAAATGGGACGCCCGCGTCTGGCGATGGTGAGTGA